Within the Mugil cephalus isolate CIBA_MC_2020 chromosome 1, CIBA_Mcephalus_1.1, whole genome shotgun sequence genome, the region GCTCATTTCTCCTCTACAGTTTATCCTCATCATACAAGTTATTGCTGATGAACAGTTTAGAAGCTCTGATCGTCTCCAGGACTCCTCCCAACTCCCAAcaagtgttttctttcattttttatgtaaTGTCTCCTTCACTTCTCtggtttaaaagttaaatttgaggaactttctctttcagttcttACCTTTGTCAcgtccttcctctcctctggaagtttgatctgatgatgaacatgaaagaaaacattaaatatgtgatgaaagaaatgaacagtttgacctgaagtgagatgtaaaaacaaatattcacactCACTAGAACTACTGATGTTTCTTTGCTCCTGAactgttgaaaagaaaaagcgacattgacatgtttaaaatgtaaaatgatttcTTCTTTCACTGTAACATGTTTTACCATCAGCTGTACTCACCAACTAAGGAAAGTTTCCCCTTCCTGACCTGACTCTTCAGTTTGGGAACATAGCAGGTGTAATCTCCAGCATCATTTCTAGTTACATTGGTCAGTTTCAGGGAAATGTTTCCATGGATCATTTCATCATGGAAGAGAGAAGTTCTGCCTTTGAACTGCTCGTGTTGGAAACTGAAATCATCGCTCAAACTACGATAGAAGTGAACGTTGTCTTCATTGTGTTTCCACACCACCGCTAGATTCTTCACATCAAATGGAGGCTCCAGGTGACACGGCAGGATGACGTCTTCACCAACTACTCCTACAACTGGTTCATGTGAACCGATCACCTCAGTCTCAActggagaaacaaacagagaattTAGATTAGGAGTCTTCTACATGACAGGATGATGATCTACGACACTGGGGAGGAACAATTTGAAGACAACAaggactgatgatgatgacaggATTCTAAATGACAAGTCTAACAACTCAATAAAGAAGCTgagtcagttttcatttcatctatGGAAACAGTTTCTCCATATTTACACCTGTCAAACATGGACTTGATGAACCAAGTGGATGAAACCAAGACAAGTTCTTTCAGTGCACGTTTCCACTAGAAGAAACAATATTTCTGGAGCGACTTCACCTTCTACCAAGGTGCATGGATAAAGAAACATGAATATGTATCTTTGAGGATGTTTCTGATTGGTTGACCTGAGGCCACATTTGGCTCATTCGTATCCATGTATGTCACTTGTTTTAGATCatataacacagagacaaacaatgtTCCAAGTACAAGTCTAAAAAACTAAAGAGAACCGTTCTATAGAAGGTTCATAGACCAGATTAGACTTTGAATAAACTTGAGCCCCTGGAAACAGGAGAATGTTTAAAATGGTTGTAACTCCTTCATCTTTGCCCCAGTTTGGaggttgtgttgatgtgtttccaAACCTCTTAACTCACCAACAGTGAGGCTGATGGAAGCCTCCTTGTTCATTGTGGGAATGGTGCATCTGTATTCCCCTTGATCAGAGAGCTTCACCCGGAATATTTTCAGGGACACGTTTCCATTTTTCAGCTCATCCACAAACAGCCGGGTACGATCACGATAAGATGGATTTTGTCCCTTAAACACCAGTCGTCCATCTTTGTGGAGATGGACACTCCTCGATCCTTCTAGACTGGGTTTAGTCCACTCCACTGTCTCAGAGTCAACGCTGATGGACGGATTAAGATGACAGGAAAGAATAACATCCTGATCCACCACGGCCACAACTGACTGAGAAGAAATCAGTTCAGATTGTCCttcaaaaacaagaaagaaacacacagttagaatgaaaatgtatttgtccAGAAGTTCACTCATTTATAGATGAACCTGCTACATATTAAATCAATGTATGAGAATGGGATCTAATTCCTCCAAgttgctgtagacactgatcagcagttaccagaaatatTTAGTTACAAGTAGCTTACAGCAGATACTAGAAACAAGGGCTCACTGACTTTAACAAATCACTGATTTATTTTCGTCAATAAACAATAAACCCAAGAATATTattcctgtttcatgtgtttgattgggttctctggGTTCAAACAAaatcttgaaaaacaaaaaacaaaaacaaaaacaaaaacaaaaccttttcgGGCATGTATCACGTTTAAAAATGCTTAATTAAAATGGACAGAGTAAAACCTTTGAATGGCTTTTGAACAGACATGAAGTACGTATTCTCTGACATTGGGAGTTATAGCAGATAACCCTTGATTCTTTTTGGACTTTGGGTACTTAAGGTTGTTGTTTGCGAGTGAACTGTAATATTTTTGCCTGATCAAATTTACTCTACAACCACTTTgaatactgcaaaaaaaaaaaaaaaaaaaaaaaagagccataTGGATAATTCACACTGGCTgcagagaacacacaaacaatttattcataaagtcaaaaacactgaaattcaCTGATCTGGTTCATtttcaaacagcacaaattGTGTATAAAGCAATAAAGATGTACTAAAGATATGTACTACCCTATGGACACCTTCGGgcaaaaatgaacacacataaagaaactgccataaaattCTCAtacttcaatattttttattttttttaacctttttcttcattttcatgaaTCACTAAAACAACTTCAGATCTGCTCAAAACTATCACAATTTCAAGAGTTTTCGggattttaacctttaaatgccagtctgaaaataccaagttttacaaaacaaatatatatatatatttttcataaaataaacagtaggatgATGGGGGTTTAGTGGTAATTGGAGTattggatatgtcaaagattagcaataaaatagatttgattacatcattattttttttgtagtgtcaGATTCTCCCTCTAGACTGGGCCAAAAATGCCCCATAGACTTCCATAGGGGGAggtgaaaaaaatattcatgtatGAGGATGTGTAAATACACAAGTTTATGaccaaaaaaatgtacattgtTCAgctttcattaattaattcattcattcattaattcaaaaGCAAAAGAGAATTTGATTTGTagcctgttttttgttttttgtatataatgtatataattCATCTAATCTGacaggataaaaaaagaatgcCTATATTTAATAGCATTGTTGTTGCACTTAAAAGTATAGACACCTATTAATGGCGTGTTGGATTTATGCCAACTTAAAAtcgaaagtaaaaaaaaaaagtacgccacaaaaacatagaaaactACTGGGATGTTTCGGATTGTTAGGTTAATGTTAAAGATATTACAGTGAGAAGAATCTAAATTAAAACCAAGACAAATAAAGATCAGATGATAAATCCGAACTGATCCAGACTCACCTGGACTCTGAAGCTGCGCACGGACCAGGAAGTaggaaaaaacaagtaaaagttCGACTAACTTCACGTTCCAACAGAACATTATTCTCCAGCGATAAAgaacaaactttaaaataaaagaaaatcagtcGACGGAACACTATTCTTTCACATCGTCTGATTTGTTAAAAAGCGCGTTGGAGGCAGAGGGTGAACAGTCAGACGAGAGAGTGGACGGCTatctgcgcttcggcgaggcacggtcgcgTTTAATGGTGCATTGAAGTGCATCCCGTAAActcggaagtctatatttttcttcttattttcatttgttgaaatacatatatcagtcattactttgttgttattttactacattctatttaatgattaaaactaaatgatagaacaaaattattgagGCATATTCtgaatccaactcatttctgcatagtcagatttgaaaacttaattaagaaagaatcaaattgttttccgcatactctacagctaccactgtagtgattttcaacttaattcactgcataattttcaaataatcggatgatgaaatcatacccaatgaatgatgtatatgggcagattaaaaaaataattaaaaaaaaatgttttctgcaaACCCCACCAGGGTATGATTTCAACACgaaattatttgaaaatgatgcagtgaattaagttgaaaatcactacagtggtagctggggacatgtagaactaCAATCTGGTGCATCTGACAGTGAAAATTACTTGAAGGTTAAGTTGGCTGTAATAAAGGTTTATGAGTTGGTACCTGAGGCTTACAGACAGAAGTCCCGGGGTGCacggagagaaaacaaagaaacatatgtAGAGCTTGCACGTGAGTTGTCTACTCTTTTTGGTTGGTGGCTGCTGGCCTCTGAGGTCCAGACTTTTGATCAGCTGTGTGAGCCCTCTGGCCAATCCAAGATGGAGGAAGCAATTTACAaggcttctgtgtttgtgcccTTACTTCTTGCCTCTTCCTGTTTGGACCTCGGTCTTGGTTCTTGCTCTCGGGTTTGCCCTCCGTACTTTTAAGGTTAGTGGTGGGATAATAGAGCCTAGGTAAGGTAATTCATGTTGTTTCCTCACTAGTTAATGGGTTGATGTAAGTTATATTTGAGCACTCTTATAGAGAAGACAGTCAggccttttgtttcttttcttttaattgcagaGAGTGATAAGGCAGATTTTCttgtactttgttttattttgtttggcaCAACTCCTCACAGCTCTTTCTTCCCCCACAttcagaaaacatttgttgTTCACATTATCTAAATTGCAAAttaatgctttttcttttattgccacACATGCACCTTGGgtaattgtttttgttgattGTCAGCCTTATTGTGTATTTTGCAAActgcaaagagaaacaaacCGCTGTAAATCAAAATTatcttgagaaaataaaaagttgacaTGTCATCACGTACCCTTCATCAAACTTTCTGTAGAAGAGTCAAAAGAGTTAGTGCTGGCATGAAGTGACATTTgtaatattagaataaaaatatagaattttaatttaacatagCAACATGCTAACAATGGTGTATGTTTGTTACATGATTatatcttcttcatcatcatcaacatcaacaggTGACAGCTGAACACCTTTAATCTCTACATTGAGTCAAGAGCCAGAACAATTCACCACACTGCTTTAACACTGactttattatttaacacaAACCAGGACAGATCTGAATGAAACCAGACCAGTTCCCTTTCCATGGTAGACACCAAGGCCAGTT harbors:
- the LOC125015996 gene encoding CD276 antigen homolog isoform X2 is translated as MFCWNVKLVELLLVFSYFLVRAQLQSPGQSELISSQSVVAVVDQDVILSCHLNPSISVDSETVEWTKPSLEGSRSVHLHKDGRLVFKGQNPSYRDRTRLFVDELKNGNVSLKIFRVKLSDQGEYRCTIPTMNKEASISLTVVETEVIGSHEPVVGVVGEDVILPCHLEPPFDVKNLAVVWKHNEDNVHFYRSLSDDFSFQHEQFKGRTSLFHDEMIHGNISLKLTNVTRNDAGDYTCYVPKLKSQVRKGKLSLVVQEQRNISSSNQTSRGEEGRDKGSMTGGIIGGVGGGAVLLVIIAILIWKRDEDQQPQQNAQQPNGAEVYELEPLNESEQHQEHESAS
- the LOC125015996 gene encoding CD276 antigen homolog isoform X1; this translates as MFCWNVKLVELLLVFSYFLVRAQLQSPGQSELISSQSVVAVVDQDVILSCHLNPSISVDSETVEWTKPSLEGSRSVHLHKDGRLVFKGQNPSYRDRTRLFVDELKNGNVSLKIFRVKLSDQGEYRCTIPTMNKEASISLTVVETEVIGSHEPVVGVVGEDVILPCHLEPPFDVKNLAVVWKHNEDNVHFYRSLSDDFSFQHEQFKGRTSLFHDEMIHGNISLKLTNVTRNDAGDYTCYVPKLKSQVRKGKLSLVVQEQRNISSSNQTSRGEEGRDKGSMTGGIIGGVGGGAVLLVIIAILIWKRDEADQQPQQNAQQPNGAEVYELEPLNESEQHQEHESAS